From the genome of Euzebya sp., one region includes:
- a CDS encoding type II secretion system F family protein: protein MIAVAVVSTALFAGLAVAGAAGQLPQLARARAPRGPGRLARLIVRAGVDATPPQVVAVSALAAVVIAIAVAATTPVVVLAAVPAALAGAAPTALLRRRARSRIAAIRQAWPDALAMISGTVRGGRPLSHALIDVSLSGPPALRDPLSGLAARIQTVGLVPALQAVRDAVAEPVTDRVVEVLVLAHTEGGRIAIEVVDDLAVAVADEVAAVEETETLALEGKLNARVVFALPWIVLVLLTAGAGPFQDFYTSPAGAAVIGIGAVLSLSGIAVATALSSVPEQPRVLVRGGEQP from the coding sequence GTGATCGCCGTGGCGGTCGTCTCGACGGCGCTGTTCGCGGGTCTCGCGGTCGCGGGTGCCGCGGGCCAGCTCCCGCAGCTCGCCCGGGCTCGTGCCCCGCGCGGGCCGGGCCGGCTGGCCCGCCTGATCGTCCGGGCCGGTGTGGACGCCACCCCGCCGCAGGTCGTGGCAGTCAGCGCGCTGGCCGCGGTCGTGATCGCGATCGCCGTCGCCGCGACCACCCCCGTCGTCGTCCTGGCCGCCGTGCCCGCCGCCCTGGCGGGCGCCGCACCGACCGCGCTGCTGCGACGCCGGGCGCGCAGCCGGATCGCGGCGATCCGCCAGGCCTGGCCGGACGCCCTCGCGATGATCAGCGGGACGGTGCGCGGCGGTCGGCCCCTCAGCCACGCCCTCATCGACGTGTCCCTCTCCGGGCCGCCCGCGCTGCGCGACCCGCTGTCCGGGCTGGCGGCGCGGATCCAGACCGTCGGGTTGGTCCCGGCCCTCCAAGCGGTGCGGGACGCGGTCGCCGAGCCGGTCACCGACCGCGTGGTCGAGGTGCTGGTCCTGGCGCACACCGAGGGCGGCAGGATCGCCATCGAGGTCGTGGACGACCTCGCGGTCGCGGTGGCCGACGAGGTCGCCGCGGTGGAGGAGACCGAGACGCTGGCCCTCGAGGGCAAGCTCAACGCCCGCGTGGTGTTCGCGCTCCCCTGGATCGTGCTGGTCCTGCTGACGGCCGGCGCCGGACCGTTCCAGGACTTCTACACGTCCCCGGCCGGCGCGGCGGTCATCGGGATCGGCGCGGTGCTCAGCCTGAGCGGCATCGCGGTCGCCACCGCGCTGTCGTCGGTGCCGGAGCAGCCACGGGTCCTCGTCCGCGGCGGGGAGCAGCCGTGA
- a CDS encoding type II secretion system F family protein, with amino-acid sequence MTGPLTAVAVVATGVFVVAAAVVVHPPRRRLAGRVRPYAAAALSRLGRPVGDIPVLRPSATGPGVRGRLVAALHGGADDPLLRARLAQSGRYDVPAAHLIGEHRYRQVLAGLLGGGLAIGVALVASWPTGGALAFGVLGVVAGAMRPTAEVDRAIERRRQRLRAEIPPLCQLIAVRLRANGSVVTALSETLAGTRGVLTDELADALAQHRAGRPLDEALDAVAMATPEPEAARVHRLLSGAIRHGLDAAPELLRLSRDTRAGALTRLRRDATRRRAALLVPTVGILAPLMLLFIAAPLPGLILGR; translated from the coding sequence GTGACCGGCCCGCTGACGGCCGTCGCGGTCGTCGCGACCGGGGTGTTCGTGGTGGCCGCCGCCGTCGTGGTGCACCCGCCCCGGCGGCGGCTCGCCGGACGGGTGCGGCCGTACGCCGCCGCGGCGCTGTCCCGATTGGGGCGGCCGGTCGGTGACATCCCGGTCCTCCGGCCGAGCGCGACCGGTCCGGGCGTGCGGGGTCGACTGGTCGCCGCGCTGCACGGCGGCGCAGACGACCCCCTCTTGCGGGCGCGGCTGGCCCAGTCCGGCCGCTACGACGTGCCGGCCGCCCACCTGATCGGCGAGCACCGCTACCGCCAGGTGCTCGCGGGGCTCCTCGGCGGCGGGCTCGCCATCGGCGTCGCACTGGTCGCGTCGTGGCCCACCGGCGGTGCGCTGGCGTTCGGCGTGCTCGGTGTCGTCGCCGGCGCCATGCGCCCCACCGCGGAGGTGGACCGCGCGATCGAGCGGCGTCGCCAGCGCCTGCGGGCGGAGATCCCGCCGCTGTGCCAGCTCATCGCCGTGCGCCTGCGCGCGAACGGATCGGTGGTGACCGCGCTGTCGGAGACCCTCGCCGGAACCCGCGGGGTCCTGACCGACGAGCTGGCCGACGCGCTGGCCCAGCACCGCGCCGGACGACCGCTCGACGAGGCCCTCGACGCGGTCGCCATGGCGACCCCCGAGCCGGAGGCCGCACGGGTCCACCGCCTGCTGTCGGGTGCGATCCGCCACGGCCTGGACGCCGCACCCGAGCTGCTCCGGCTGTCCCGCGACACCCGCGCGGGTGCGCTGACCCGGTTGCGCCGGGACGCCACCCGCCGACGCGCCGCCCTGCTGGTCCCC